TTTTCATTGATCTTAATTTGTGTTATATTTACCCAAATATGTTAGTAGAGCTCTCAGTCACCAAACACCAAAGAAGTAACAAACGAATATGAACGCGGGAAACTAATGTGCAGTACCGTAAATTTCTGATAAACGAAACATAGATTTCATTTAACTGACAAAATTGAAGTGATGAAGAAATGAACAACAATCAACAATTCTCCCCTGTGTTTCATACTACTACTAACGCTACCTTACAACTACTGATCTTACAAAACTATTTACCTCTATTTACCTTTCTTTCTATTTTCCAACTAATTCTCTCTAAAGTTCAAACAAGAAAACACACTCTTCTGCAATAAAAACTGCGAAAGCAAAAATTCCTAAATCAAAAGGCTTAAGCAGCAGCATCTGGCCACCTTATGTTCATATCTCTACATGAATGTACATTCTCTGCAGTCTGCACTTCCCAAGGGACGGCCATAATCTTCTACTACGACATTATTGTATGAGTAGATAAAATATATGCTTCTGTGATGTTCCCCTGATCAAACCATGTATCAATCATCCGTAGGCACACTGGACGTGATCATCTATCAATATGTATAAAAGCATTGACATGATCTCTTGTAATATAATTTGAACACTATAGCATTGTTGGATCGATAATGAAGAAGCTAAACCCACATTGCACATATGCAATCCCTTAACATTTAGCTGAGACAACTGTATTCTCAGTGACATGCTCCATGGTGGTTGTCTAGGTGTCAGAAGATCAATAGTTATGTTACCTTCAGTTGATGGTTACTCATGAAGCTGTGACTGGAAACCTGTGGGAGCTTTTTATGTAACTCTGTGCTCCTCTTAACAACAATGCTTCTTGTGGGAGAAGTAGCCCACACGTTTCGTTGGACGTGTTACTGAGTTCAAACTTGTTTGGTGCATTCATCTTGACTGAAAATAATGAACAGACCGGTCTGTGATCCGAGAACTTGGACTCGACTCTTTCATACCATATTTGCTTCAGTCCTTCTCCTTTCCAAAGTATTCTGTCACACCTGTTTATATTGCCAAAATTCATTAATATTACATCAATCTTTATCCAGTGAACAATTATAAACATTTACAGTTTAATTAGTACAAGCTCCTCAGATTGTGCAAAACACCAGTAATTTTATGCCACGAATTGTTCTTATGCTTATTATAAACAGCGAAGGATATGTATCAGACTGCACATAAACGACATGTTCTATTTCCAAGTAGGAATTCTCCCTACAGTAATTTAGTAGTTGTGCAATACATTTTTATCTAAGGAGTACAAGAATAATATATCTATCCGAACTCAACCGCGTTAAAAATCTACACAATGTAGTACTGTATGTGATGTCATAGCATTCATACATTTTGTCTTTGATTTGTCTGAACATATCTAGATATTTCAATTAACTAATCGTAATCTAGTTGAAATAATATGGATTTATATGTTTATGGTATAATCTAATTGATTCCCTTGTCAGGTTGTGGTTGGCAGTTCTAAAATGAGGGAATTAGAGGGGAAAACTAATACAAGTTGCCAGTTGAGTATCCTACCTAATGCAATAGGGAATGCAACTAGAGGATTGTATATTTGAAATATAAAAAAACAgagaaagtcaacttctaattttgaAATTATGTAGCAACTAAGATTTAATCTGTTTTAGACTTTTAGTGAGAGGCATTAGCAACGGAAGATGTATCGTGTAAAATGCTGTTCTAAGGAAACAGCCTCTCCGCTCCTTGGAGTAGATAAGGTCTACGTACAATTAACCCTACCCTGCTAGTGGAACATACGCAATATTGTATAGATTTTATACGCGGGAAACACTTATACAAGTATATTCAAAATGCAGAAATACCGTTCAGAGTTAGAACTAATGAATTTTTTTGGTTCTCTAGGCAAAAGAAATTTTGGAATCTTACCAAGCAGGAGTTCGTTGCTTCTCTTTAGAAAGGGAAGTTTGTCCTACATAATCGTCGGAGTTGATAAGATATTTATAGGTTGGAGGAAAGCTGATGTTGCCTTCTTCCCATCCCTCAAAAATACGGCCGGCTCTTTGCTCTCTTTTCAACTGCAAGTAGCCAAACCATTGGTTAGATAATTATTAGTGTCAAACCTTGTTTTCTAATTAGCAACTTAAGAAATCCAGAAAAGAACAAAAGCTGCAGAAAATTAGCAAAATATTAGATGTTATACCTGATCTTTCTCCAAGAGCGCCTGCCAGTCATTATTGTTGAGTAGCTCATTAGTGTCATCACCAGATACTAGTCGGTAGTTTAGATCTCCCAGCCAAATGATCTTACTACAATGATTAAAAACAAACTTAATCAGAATAATGTACATCAGTCCAAAGCATAGAGTGGACACAAGTATAAGAAATTCTAGCTCCATTAACTATTGTAATTTTAAATACTTCAATTAATATTGACAAGGGAATGATTTTGAAAGCTTACTCATGATCCAAAATGCTATCAAGGGGCTTTGGTTGTCCGTGCACTCCACGTGAACGAGGAaattttgttttctttaatatctCCATGACATCCATATTTCTTTTTACCTCGTCTCCTTCTTTCTGTCCCGAGGCCAAGTGAGTGCAAACGAAACAGAATGTCGTATTGTGCAATGTCATGCTCATTGATATAGATCCCTAAAACAATACATAAAAAGGTTAGAAATAAGATAGACAGTTCATAGGCATATATCTGTAAATGTAATGAAATATATTTAGCATAGTCAGATCATTTTATAAGATATCATAATTAAAAAATATGCTTGAGTACCTTGTTCCCAAGGTATCCCATGATCCCTCTGCCAACGCAGGATACTTTTAGATTGCTGATATGGGAATACAAATCTGAGCGAACCCATACGCAAAGAAAAAGTCCCACCATTTGCTTACTTGCTGCTAGTGTATAACCATTTTGCGAGGAACAATCTAGCCCCAATGAGAAGGGAGGCGGCCTAGATAAATCTTCATCACAAAAGCTCGAATTAGGATCCACACTTGAATACCTTGCAAAATCTTCTTGGCTGAATTCAGCACCAGTGGTGAAATTGTAGTAATCAGGAGATTGTGAATCAAGATTTTGATTATTCAGAGCCTTTCGAATGATGGAAAGCCATTTGGCAGCTGAGCTAGTGTCCTCTGCACCCAAAACATTTCCTGCATTCAGGGGTACGATCTCCTGAAAGCTGATTCACAACACAAGGTAATACAAGGTTAGCAAACAGGTTATGAAACAAAACACAATACTTTAGTAAAAGAATATAAACTTGAATTAGCaactattaaaaaattaaaaactaagTACTTGTTATGGACTTAATCAAAAGAAAGAAAATGTAAAAGCCGATTACTGTGACATACTATTACAATTATGCTAAACATAAAAGTTCCGAGATTGAACTGTTAGAGAAAGTCGGTGTAGCAGCAGTACCCGAGAACATAGATATCGGCCTGTGCATGAGTAGTCAGCCAGTGGTTCAAGTTCATGTCCTCCTTTGGTGATATTCCTGCAACATTCCATGTTCCCACCGCCATCCTACAAATTTTACACCTTATTAACCTCTTATATACTTTCAGATAACAAGCTCAATATCTCAGTTGTGACAAGCATTATCACTGAGTAATGAGTTACTGCCTAACTTAATATGTTATATTTACagataaaaatttcaaaattagtTTGTTTCAATTTAGAGTATAGTTGTCTGATTTAAATCAACATGGTAGGCCTAAAAATGTCTgaatataatatttttttggCTTTCATTATTAATTTCAAGGGCTCTGCCCATGTAAAATCATAGTTTTAAGTGTAAAACTAACATTGACTCACCTGAGATTGAGTGGATCCGTGACCGGCGGCATCTCTGGGCTAAATCTTGAGCTGCCGATACTTTCATCCTTCGATTCTATCAGCCACTCTTCTGCTTATAAATATGATCATAAACTTAGATCAGGTTTGAAGGAAAAATTAAGCTTTTAACCACAGCTAAGTGAGTACGTATTTAAATTTCTGCGATTTACTTTTCTCTAAAATTGACAATTTTACTACTAGATAAAACATGAAATTCAATTACAAGTAATAGATGAAACCAGAGAATGAATTAAAATACGCTGTATTATTACTTGTTGACTATGTGACTAAAATAATGAGCACAAAGAAACAATTATGGACCACCAGAAACTCACCAGAAAATTCCTCTGGGACAATTGCACAGCTGTTTTCACCGGAGTAACCCATCCGTCCATCTCTTCTTTCCGGCATACCTTTAATCGAGTGATCCGAATGAAATTCATCAGCACCGCTCTGTATGTTCAGCCATTTCCTCACTACTTGCTTAGGCCATGAAGACTGCAAAATTCATAACAATTTCTCGAATCAAGAACATGTTACACTTCAACAACATCACATAACATAACAATTATCTACACATAACATCGCATACCTTAGATTGTCGCGCCATCTTTCTTGATCAATATCGCGATATCCAATGCTTCTGGTACAAGAATTATATCAGAAAAAATTTCCACAACATATCAAAGCCTATGTAAATGTGTTTCTAATCAAAACTGTAGAATGCACAATCTGTCATATTTAAAGAAGAGGCCTTATGAATGAGTTAATAAACTAAAAATATGCATTCAACTTGGAATAAAGTAAAGTCTAGTTGCTGTGCTAAATGGAGACAGCTTCTGAAGAAGAATATCTTACTGAAACACCACTAAATAACAAGAAATATTAACAGATATTTGTGAATTACATGCATAAAATATGCAGTAGACAGGGAAAGGTGAAcaataatattaattttaatcTTGTTTTAAATTAACCTTGAGGAGTTTAGGACTTTACAGAGAGGAGCAGAGGGGATATTTTAAACAAGGGCTGCAGATGAAGCTGTCTACATATTTATATATTGAAGCTTTTTTTCGAGATCTCTGGAGATTAAAATGTCATCTAAAGGTGCCTTTTTCAAATTCATCTCATCTATGTAGTATAAAACTTATACTAGTAAGTAGTAACAAAGCTAAAAAAGATTACTTTCGAGATTTAGAGAATATTGTAAAATCTATAAAACATCATGACTATGCATGCATCTTAACATACTATCATAcattaaattttatgttttagAAGACTGTTATGTTTAATTTAACTCGAAACACGACTCTAACTTGATTCGATTATTGACTCGATTTGTTCATAACGGATATAAAATCAAGAAAATGATTCGATTAAGCCATGTTTTGTAACTTGcaaattgatttttattatattatagttaGTTTTAAAACGAAACGAAATTGATCCATCTGGTACGAACATAAAACATGACCCGAAATTTGAAATTGTCGCCCGATAAAGATGTAACTTAACGAAACTCCGAATCACAAGGTACACACATTTAAATTTAAAGATTGTTTCAGGCATGATCTTCGTATACCAGTGCACACGACTTCCGCGTCTTATCCGCCATACGTGGCTAAATATCATTCAATCTCGAAAGAAACCCAAGAAAGACTCGACACATAAGAAGCTATCAAACTAGAAGAATCAAGAAGTAGAATAAAAGGCACATATTGAAAAATGCAAACAAAAAAGCTGCATAACAAGAACCATGAGAATAAACTTACATGAAAAGAGAACAGAGTTACTAGAGTTGTTTCTGTTTTAACGACTGATGTGAAGTAGCAAGAAAGCTAGCATTTCCTTCTCCACTTTTTCGTGCTTTTGAGAGGAATGATTGACAGATTATACAGAAAAGATAGTGTACATCACATGTGAATGTAGTGTTTTTTCTTGAATAGTAGTGTTGGAAGAAGGAGAGTGAATGAAGTATGGGGAGGGTGGTTCCTAGGAAAAGCAATTTGGTGCAGCTGTTTCCGTATATATACAACTACTTAGACTCTAATCTGACGTTGAAAGATGGCCAGTGGAGGGACATAGGGACATGTTTCTGTACTTTCTTTCTACGTGTCGTTGGGTTGCCGTGCTAGCTCTTCGTTCAGACGCGTCTAAACTGATTCGGACACAGTTATGAAAAAAATATGAGTAATAACATATTtaccaaaaataaatattaataaaatgaCGTGACTTTCTGCATTCGCATAAATTTAATACCAAATTCCGTGAAAATTTCTCTAGAAACGAACGGAATTCCGGTATAAAAATTAAACGGACGGATACCTCTCATTTTTTACGATCAATATCAATAATCTATTCGAGCCACCGCCACCGGCAGCTAAACTATAAAAACATGCTAAGATGAAATTTTGGGGGGTATAATGGTCAGAAGAAGATTAGAATCTTGCTAAACTGTAACTGAAAAAACATTTTGTTGCTTTAAGTATGTCTTGTCGCCGCTTTTAGGCTAGGAGAAGCAGGCAAATGTTTGTTTTAGATTCATTTTCAGTTTTTTTAAGTACATTTTTTGTGACCAGACGGCGTGGTCTACTGCAGTTTAATGTTTAAATTTCAAGTTAAGGAAAGTGTTATCTATTTAAATAATGTGTAACCAATCTATTTTACAGTTTAATAAAAATTCATATACATTAACTCATTAAGTTAAACATCGACAAAACCGTAAATTGAATCATATTTTTAATCGGTATCGCCATAAAAATTAGATTACTATCTTTTTTATAATTAACATATTCACATACATGTCGTCGTACAGACGAGATTCGAATTTTGGAAAAATAATCAGTTAATACTAGCAGCTCACCGATAAATCATTGTCTTTCTTGTCAAGGTTTACGacttttttaatattaaaatatatgttACGAATTTCAAAACATTCAAGTTATAGATGTAACATTTGAACACATAACAAACTGGACATCtcgttaaattataaaatttaattactGAAATACGTATTCTATTGAGCCTGTTATCCTTATAACATTCTTGTCGGACTATTTAATTTTATTTCTCGACCGGCCTATAACAAGGCACTACTCATCAGAAGTTGATTATATTTGACAACTCGTATAACAAAATTTCTAGGTCTATAAAGTGAGATCAAGATGAAAACGAAACTAGATCCGGAAAAATTAAAATGATACATTGACAGCACGCTTAGTTTAATCAAGTAAGAAAACAAACGTGGCTAGGTGTCCGAAAAGCTTATGCAACCTTGGCAATTTATTAATACGGTCTTTCTAATATGTGTCCAAAAGCAAACAATAAATACTAAATTTTATGAGTTTGGTACATTTTTATTGTTGAAATTATTGTAAATGCAGGGATccatcaatatttatgattagaTAATCAATCAAAATACAAGAGTTAATACTTATTGTGTGCTCTTGGGCACATATTAGAAAACCCGTTATTAATAAATTTATAGTTAAAGCCTAGTGCCTAAATATGTAATTAGGGAACAATTATAATTTTGTGTCACATTCTTTGTATTAGGAAGATCTTATGTATTACCTCCACCAAGGCTGCTGCAGCCACCTGTTTGCTTTAGTTAATTAGGTCTTAATCGAGTGTTTTGCTAGTGTTAACTATTAACTAATACTAGTTATTTGCTACATGTGACTTGTACCTTTTCTTTACaaataaaaattttaattaatagTTTATTCTTTGTCATTCCAAATTCTGATTTCGATCTCCGCTCATCCCGAgaatttatgagaataaatactCATTGTTAAGgttataaatcatattttaaaaaaataccTCGATATGATAATTGTTATTATGTGAATTTACATTTTTTATCCTATATATATTTCTCTCCTGTAGATTCTCTCCTTAAAACAGAAAGAAATTGAGATCTCCGTAATTTTCGAATATATATTTCTCTTTTTGTAGTTTTTCTCCTCGAAACAGAAAGAACTTGAGATCGCCCTGATTTTcgaatttaaatttttttctttACGTACTACTAAAAtatatatgttagtgaatttttTTCTCAACACGGTGTAagataaaaataaatatgaagTTTATCTTTAAAAAATATAAGTGGAAAAAATAAGCAAAATTGTAGAATTCAATTATAAAGCAAAATAATCGTCCAACAATAGTTAATTAGAAGATAAActtgaattttaaattttgtacacttttatttatatcatacattgtttatataaaaaaattcgAGCCTTTCGTACTAATTATAGTATTATTCTCATACAAATATAAACAAGTAAAATGAAATGGAAAATATTGTTTACATAGCTTTCGTTTTGATTTTCACACACATTTAAATATGGTTTGACCAGCtagttataattattttttatatttttttttataaataaaaatagacaacttatattttaattcacaaaaaAATTAGTATCATATTTCTATGTAGCCGGTCAAAACATATTAAAATATGAGCAATAATTAAAGTgacaaataaaaaaatagaaaaaatagtGTTTAAGATTTTGCCATATTCGTAAATAGGTCAATCATTCGCCTTCTGTCGAATTTACTTCGTTATAAACATTTTGTTGACTAGAAATTTTTGCGCACCATAATGAAGACTCGGGACATTGGCTGTTATATTGGTCAACTTTCTGCTTAACTTGAAGGGTGTTTAAAACTACTTGACTTTGTCTGAATCACGTAAATTCGTCCCTCTCAATTCTTTATCTTTGCGAAAAATGGTTCATTACgcattttaaggattatatatagtataattttataaattattatattttatactATTCTGAATAACAATTTATTATTTAACCTTTTattgagaaaaaaaaataaaaataaattatagaattaTAATTTATATACGCCTTAAAATACATGCCGAGCAGTGAAAATGAATAAAGAAATGACGGAGGTAGTACCATGTATACCTACGCGAAAGATTGAAAGGGCAATGTTGTAAATTGGTAATCCATGCAGCCAAATGGACAATTTCTAAGACAAATTCGAATAATAATAGACATGTTGAATTTAATTTAGAGGTGTGTTGACTTTAATATTATCAGACAATTCAACTAGTTGAAATAAGATGAGTATCTCTGGCTTTGCTATTGGCTGACAAGTTAATTCTATATTACATACTACTTTGGTCCCGTCCCCAGTAAAATGTTCGGTTCTGTCCCTAATTTTAATTGCGttttaattttctaaaaattaaattaacTAATTTTTGTCATGTATATAAAAATTACTCCCTCCATTTGTAAATAACAGGTTCTTAACTTTTTGGTTCAAACTTTTAGATGGGTTGACCATGTATTTGAAAtaacttttaattttttttctaaaaaaaagtATTGAattgataattttattttaaaaaaattaaaaaaatatattttaactaaAAGGCCAACCAGCCTAAACATGTGTGTCAAAAAGTCAAGAGACTGCTCCCCTGTCCCAAAATATAAGTCCGTTTAAATTTTTACGTATATTTTAAAGTGCATAAAAATTGTAATTCCGCTTActttttttctaaaatttctaatcatgaattaaaatttaatatgtataattttattttgaaaaaaaaattatgaaattattcGTTTTATTTAATTCAAAATACGCGTAAAAAGTCAAAATAACTTGCATTTTGGGATGAAGTGAGTATTATTTAAAAACAGAGAGAGTATTTATTAGTATTTTAAAAAACTGAAAGTTATATTTTAAAATAGACTAAATTTACTTTTCAAAGGTATAACTTTTTTATCTTTTACAATTTTGTGGTAcatataaattttaataaaattataattcgTTTGACCGGTCAAAATGAACATATATTTAGGGATAGAAAGAATATACATCATTACATATTTTGAAAATCGAAATTATAATCGATTTATCGAGAGATTTTTGAAATTCAAATAGTTTATCATCGATTTCTATAATCACGAGAGTATatgattatttattttataaaatttagtgAACAATTGAGAGGAACATCAATGCATGCAGCTAAAATTCCAAATTCTTTGGAAAATGTACATGGTCCAGCTTCGGATATTTCTTTGTTTCACACTATTTTCTGTGTGTGTATGTATAAACTATAAACCAATTAAAAGTCTCGAATTCGAAAATTAAAAGGGTCATAAAATTGGAATATCCACTTCGCATTTGTGTCCCTTGTTTGTAATATTGCTCTTGACTTTTATGGTCTTCTTAACTCTCCATTCGTCTACGTTGTCTTTTATTATTACTAAATATATCATATTTGCTTAGCAAATTAATTATACAATTTAGTTAACTTTGTAAttcttttaaattttaaaaaaaaagtttACATAGATTTTCACATATATTTTATataagaattttaattttttattctGGATTCTACATAGAAATTTAAATCccaagaaaatttttggtggaaataaattttttagaaacaattatattcaaatataatattagatttttatttttgtcattttttcatTCAGGGTTAATGACATGTTTAAactatttttatataaaattaacaaaaatgaTATTTTCTGAAAAGTTATCCAACTTTAACCGCTGAAATATCAAATTGTAAGTGCAGTATTAAGTCTAGACCGCGCAATTCATTCATGTCGTTTACTTTTGTGTCGTGTATTTTCGTATTTTGTGTACTTGAATGTCAAACACAAAACTTACATGTTTAGCGTTCATGTGCATTCGTGTCCGTGCACATTTATTTCGTGTCATGTCGTGTTAATTAAATATTAGTATATATTAATTTtgatattaatataaattaaaatataatatttttaggtaaaaatttataaaataaatgaaatatatatatatatatatatatatatatatatttagatctcAATTTTAAACAATATAatgaaatcaaataatattttaaaaataaatatgcatacatttattataattctacatatatttataaaaaatattaaaatttaattataatatttatttatgtcaTATACTTTGTGTCGTGTCGTATACTCGAAGGTTAAACCCAAAACCGACATTAATTTTGATCGTATACTTTCGTGTTTGTGTACTTTCGTGTGGTGTACTAA
The sequence above is drawn from the Apium graveolens cultivar Ventura chromosome 2, ASM990537v1, whole genome shotgun sequence genome and encodes:
- the LOC141708830 gene encoding type I inositol polyphosphate 5-phosphatase 8-like isoform X1, with amino-acid sequence MARQSKSSWPKQVVRKWLNIQSGADEFHSDHSIKGMPERRDGRMGYSGENSCAIVPEEFSAEEWLIESKDESIGSSRFSPEMPPVTDPLNLRMAVGTWNVAGISPKEDMNLNHWLTTHAQADIYVLGFQEIVPLNAGNVLGAEDTSSAAKWLSIIRKALNNQNLDSQSPDYYNFTTGAEFSQEDFARYSSVDPNSSFCDEDLSRPPPFSLGLDCSSQNGYTLAASKQMVGLFLCVWVRSDLYSHISNLKVSCVGRGIMGYLGNKGSISMSMTLHNTTFCFVCTHLASGQKEGDEVKRNMDVMEILKKTKFPRSRGVHGQPKPLDSILDHDKIIWLGDLNYRLVSGDDTNELLNNNDWQALLEKDQLKREQRAGRIFEGWEEGNISFPPTYKYLINSDDYVGQTSLSKEKQRTPAWCDRILWKGEGLKQIWYERVESKFSDHRPVCSLFSVKMNAPNKFELSNTSNETCGLLLPQEALLLRGAQSYIKSSHRFPVTAS
- the LOC141708830 gene encoding type I inositol polyphosphate 5-phosphatase 8-like isoform X2; the encoded protein is MARQSKSSWPKQVVRKWLNIQSGADEFHSDHSIKGMPERRDGRMGYSGENSCAIVPEEFSEEWLIESKDESIGSSRFSPEMPPVTDPLNLRMAVGTWNVAGISPKEDMNLNHWLTTHAQADIYVLGFQEIVPLNAGNVLGAEDTSSAAKWLSIIRKALNNQNLDSQSPDYYNFTTGAEFSQEDFARYSSVDPNSSFCDEDLSRPPPFSLGLDCSSQNGYTLAASKQMVGLFLCVWVRSDLYSHISNLKVSCVGRGIMGYLGNKGSISMSMTLHNTTFCFVCTHLASGQKEGDEVKRNMDVMEILKKTKFPRSRGVHGQPKPLDSILDHDKIIWLGDLNYRLVSGDDTNELLNNNDWQALLEKDQLKREQRAGRIFEGWEEGNISFPPTYKYLINSDDYVGQTSLSKEKQRTPAWCDRILWKGEGLKQIWYERVESKFSDHRPVCSLFSVKMNAPNKFELSNTSNETCGLLLPQEALLLRGAQSYIKSSHRFPVTAS